From a single Vigna radiata var. radiata cultivar VC1973A unplaced genomic scaffold, Vradiata_ver6 scaffold_1018, whole genome shotgun sequence genomic region:
- the LOC106754734 gene encoding 52 kDa repressor of the inhibitor of the protein kinase-like, translating into MQPPRERDTSTVVEVGETVPSTSATSAASYEIETDNKNVCSEADTSKSPVSEQAVNSNILFILSDDPVEWEINDSLRNYVAKYGFKQNLDADFKKSKREYNDHARYFTRSMFERELKNCEKIQRDWLIYSQSSGRVYCGPCLAFNGGSQFGVLKEGFNDWKNAKRLAQHENSPDHKSSVLQMLERGKKHGRIDHQVERQLEEEKVYWKSVLRRVVETVKSLVSRGLPLRGDNETIGSVHNGNFLMAIELIAQFDPFMATHIAKYGNPGSGRTNYLSSTIYEEFVEILASKVTELVLSEIHIAKYFSIIVDSTPDLTHVDQLSLIIRYVQSDGTPIERFIKFIPNVGHKAELIKDAVVELIEELKINMNNCRGQSYDNAANMSGPYNGLQAKIKQISPTAEYVPCAAHSLNLVGECAAKCCESAVLFFDTLQEVYTFFTASTARWNILFNQYEKAEKKRKESKENKRTHILQNLSKTRWSARSDACVALFESYWEVISALFDVEEDDQQNPNAKCEAKGIRLKLESFEMAFMVVFWGFLLERFNLTNKLLQDPEIDIFTAVQLYDSLIALISESREKFDGFETEARTLLMTAAESYQKDKGRKRKRTLRSGEKATGEVEFNGRDTMRVETFLVIIDKLITELKKRRNAYEMYYERFFFLLNLTALSSEELKKKAEALVQIYPDDIEECFIGECIQFQALCNSQNYTEDAKTPTKLLKKIRNQNIHSVFPNIDIALRMCVCTPIANCSAERSFSCLRRVLNYLRSSMNEERLSALGILQIENEILQSLDYEEIIDAFAAKKSRRVLLH; encoded by the coding sequence ATGCAGCCTCCACGCGAGCGCGATACGTCTACGGTAGTTGAAGTTGGGGAAACCGTTCCATCAACAAGTGCGACTAGTGCGGCGAGTTACGAAATTGAAACGGATAACAAAAACGTGTGTTCAGAAGCAGATACTTCCAAATCCCCCGTCTCCGAACAGGCAGTGAATTCAAACATTTTGTTTATTCTCAGTGACGACCCAGTCGAGTGGGAAATCAATGATTCTCTTCGAAATTACGTGGCAAAATATGGATTTAAGCAAAATTTGGATGCCGACTTCAAGAAAAGCAAACGCGAATATAATGATCATGCGCGATATTTTACACGTTCTATGTTCGAGCGAGAACTTAAAAATTGCGAAAAAATTCAGAGGGACTGGTTAATTTACTCTCAAAGCTCAGGTCGAGTTTATTGCGGGCCTTGCCTCGCCTTTAACGGTGGTTCACAGTTTGGCGTTCTAAAGGAAGGTTTCAATGACTGGAAAAATGCGAAACGCTTGGCACAACATGAAAATTCGCCAGATCATAAATCTTCAGTTCTTCAAATGTTGGAGAGAGGTAAAAAACACGGACGGATTGATCACCAGGTAGAACGTCaactagaagaagaaaaagtatattGGAAAAGTGTGTTGAGACGAGTGGTTGAAACCGTAAAATCTCTCGTGTCGCGAGGTTTGCCGTTACGAGGCGACAATGAAACAATCGGTTCGGTCCACAACGGCAATTTTTTAATGGCTATTGAGCTTATCGCACAGTTCGATCCATTTATGGCTACTCATATTGCGAAATACGGCAACCCTGGTAGCGGTCGCACCAATTACCTTTCGTCAACTATTTATGAAGAGTTCGTCGAAATTTTAGCATCGAAAGTGACAGAATTGGTTTTAAGTGAAATACACATCGCCAAGTATTTTTCTATCATTGTGGACTCTACGCCGGATTTAACACACGTTGATCAACTATCTTTAATAATTCGTTATGTTCAAAGTGATGGTACGCCAATAGAGcgatttattaaatttattccGAATGTTGGGCATAAAGCTGAACTCATAAAAGACGCTGTGGTGGAATTAATTGAAGAGcttaaaataaacatgaataatTGTCGAGGGCAATCATATGACAATGCTGCAAACATGTCCGGGCCTTACAACGGTTTACAAgctaaaattaaacaaatttctCCAACTGCCGAATATGTTCCCTGTGCGGCTCACTCACTGAATTTGGTTGGAGAGTGTGCTGCAAAATGTTGCGAATCAGCAGTCCTTTTTTTTGATACCTTGCAAGAAGTTTACACATTTTTCACAGCGTCAACTGCCAGatggaatattttatttaaccaaTATGAGAAAGCAGAGAAAAAGCGAAAGGAATCGAAAGAGAACAAGAGAACACATATCTTGCAAAATCTGTCAAAAACTCGATGGTCAGCACGTTCAGATGCCTGTGTAGCGTTGTTCGAATCCTATTGGGAAGTGATTAGTGCTCTTTTTGACGTCGAAGAAGATGACCAGCAAAATCCAAACGCAAAATGTGAAGCTAAAGGAATTCGTTTAAAGCTTGAAAGTTTTGAAATGGCCTTCATGGTTGTTTTTTGGGGCTTTCTTCTCGAGCGTTTTAATCTAACTAACAAACTGCTGCAAGACCCAGAAATTGATATTTTCACTGCCGTCCAGTTGTACGATTCCTTAATCGCTCTCATTTCTGAGAGTCGTGAGAAGTTTGATGGATTTGAAACCGAAGCAAGGACTTTACTCATGACAGCCGCTGAAAGTTACCAGAAAGATAAGGggcgaaaaagaaaaagaacgcTTCGATCAGGCGAAAAAGCTACGGGAGAGGTGGAATTCAATGGCCGTGACACCATGAGAGTTGAAACTTTCCTAGTGATCATTGACAAACTAATTACCGAACTTAAGAAACGTCGAAATGCGTATGAAATGTATTATGAgcgattttttttccttctaaattTAACAGCCCTCAGTTCAGAAGAGTTGAAGAAAAAAGCTGAAGCGCTTGTTCAAATATATCCAGATGATATAGAAGAATGTTTTATTGGCGAATGTATTCAATTTCAAGCTTTGTGCAATTCCCAAAATTACACCGAGGACGCAAAAACACCAaccaaattgttgaaaaaaattcGGAATCAAAATATTCACAGCGTGTTTCCGAATATTGACATAGCTCTTCGGATGTGTGTATGCACGCCAATAGCTAATTGCTCTGCCGAGAGAAGTTTTTCATGTCTACGACGAGTTTTGAACTACCTCCGATCAAGCATGAATGAGGAAAGACTGAGTGCCTTGGGGATTTTACAAATTGAGAACGAGATACTTCAATCTCTGGACTACGAAGAAATCATCGACGCGTTTGCTGCTAAAAAGAGTCGTCGTGTGTTACTGCATTGA